The genomic stretch CGCGGTAGCCGTCCGTCTCGTGGGTCGCCGCGGGCGAGACGCGGACCGGCGGGTCGCCGGGGTAGACGGGCGTCTCGTCGGAGAGGGGGTGGGTGAGGTCGAACACGGCGAGTATTCGACGGGACGGCGCAAGAACGCTTGGTCGGCTGGTCGGCTGGCCCGCGCGGGTCGCTTACTCCTCAGGGTGACAGAAGTCCATCGCCTCGCGGACGGCGTCACGCCGACCGAGGATGGTGATGCGGTCGCCCATCTGGAGCGTGTAGTCCGCGTCGGGGACCTCGATGTCGCCGTTGCGGGCGACGAGTGCGACGAGACAGCCGCCAGGGAGTTCGGGACCGATCTCGCGGATGGTGCGGCCGACGAGTTCCTCGGAGGTCACCTCGATCTCCTGGACGTCGCCCGAGCGGCCGAGTTCGCCCATCCAGTTGGCGAGCGCGGGCCGTTCGATGAGGTTGTCCATGGCCTGTGCGGTCGCGAGCGTCGTCGAGATGGTGCGGACGCCGAGTTCCTCGAACGCCTCCACGTTGTCCGGGTTGTTGGCGCGGGCGATGATGGTCTCGGGGTCGAACTTCGAGGCCGACAGTTGGGAGACGAGCAGGTTGGCGTCGTCGTCGCCGGTCGCGGCCACGACGATCTTGCTGTTCTCGGCACCGGCGGAGCGGAGCACGTCCGTGTCGGTGCCGTCGCCGTGGTGGACGGTGAAGCCCTTGTCGCGGGCCGTCTCGACTATCTCGACGTCATTCTCGATGATGACGACGTTCTCTCCGCGGTCTTCGAGGCGTTCGGCGAGCGTCCGGCCCACCTTTCCGCCTCCGATTACGAGTACACGCATTGGTATCACGTCAAAGAATTCTGCGATTCTGCGGGCGAGTCCGGCTTCGAACACGACGGTCATCAGGATGACGAGGAAGACGGTGCCGACGAGCGCGTCGGCGGCCGCGGTCATCCCCTGTGCACGGAACTCGATGGCGAACAGCGTCGCGACCGACGCGGGGATGATGCCGCGCGGGCCGACGAAGCTCATGAACCACTTTTCGGCGGTGGTGAAACGGTCGCCGACCGTCGAGACGAACACGAGCAGCGGGCGGATGACGAGCGCGACGGCGACGACGACGAGCAGGCCGCCGATGCCGAGCCGCTGGAGGTTTTCGAACTCCAACAGCGCCGCCAGGGCGATGAAGACGAACGAGAGGACGATGAGGGTGATGTCACCCTTGAACGCCGAGATGTCCTCCTCGTAGGGGATGTCCATGTTGCCGAGGAGGATGCCCGCCGTCGCGACGGCGGCGATGCCCGCCTCGGTGGCGATGAAGTCCGCGGCACCGTAGGCGACGAGCGCGCCCGCGAGAACCAACAAGCGGGCGTTCTGCGGGGCGTTCCCCGGCGAGAGGTCGACGTACCGGAGCGCGAAGAACACCAGTCCGGCGACGAGACCGCCGACGACGACGCCGACACCGAGCCGTTCGGTGAACAGCGCCAGGAACTCGATGGGGGTCTCGATACCGATGGTGATGGCCTCGAAGAGGACGATGGCGAGGATGGCGGCGGTGACGTCGTTGACGA from Halogranum gelatinilyticum encodes the following:
- a CDS encoding cation:proton antiporter domain-containing protein, producing the protein MAAEAAGNLIPLVAAIIGVGVISQVLADRLQVPSIIFLITAGILMGPEGIGNWLPFIDPIVTPESFGSALPAIVGLSVAIIVFEGAFHLRIEDLREAPAATLRLVTLGALIALVGTALAVRFFIGVDWLISFLIGALLVATGPTVIAPILEVVPARDRVETALETEGIVNDVTAAILAIVLFEAITIGIETPIEFLALFTERLGVGVVVGGLVAGLVFFALRYVDLSPGNAPQNARLLVLAGALVAYGAADFIATEAGIAAVATAGILLGNMDIPYEEDISAFKGDITLIVLSFVFIALAALLEFENLQRLGIGGLLVVVAVALVIRPLLVFVSTVGDRFTTAEKWFMSFVGPRGIIPASVATLFAIEFRAQGMTAAADALVGTVFLVILMTVVFEAGLARRIAEFFDVIPMRVLVIGGGKVGRTLAERLEDRGENVVIIENDVEIVETARDKGFTVHHGDGTDTDVLRSAGAENSKIVVAATGDDDANLLVSQLSASKFDPETIIARANNPDNVEAFEELGVRTISTTLATAQAMDNLIERPALANWMGELGRSGDVQEIEVTSEELVGRTIREIGPELPGGCLVALVARNGDIEVPDADYTLQMGDRITILGRRDAVREAMDFCHPEE